The following proteins are co-located in the Malus sylvestris chromosome 13, drMalSylv7.2, whole genome shotgun sequence genome:
- the LOC126595833 gene encoding uncharacterized protein LOC126595833 isoform X4, producing MEDFDDDFGDLYAGVEAQANLAINGVAEFAHFYTEDVSDDNGKAKNASPGSDSKKPDSVCEELGEKVSALEEDEDFNGSDSEDDLKIVLNDEDCEGKVFPNGGRGRVKNDEHEDEGDDGFPPTKEYKEQLWLTSMQFGIPVSKASKFYQAKEAGSAYEKFSQETIYKETNNAGPTKFAPPPSRDSDSSFRELELPKGRAIQVEDSMVERQPSFDSRHPRSLDSDVVIQIAVQDGTEETSNSGEEQGHTNLTAHEASDNGELTANGNQIIPAEEDDLLVGTPEGNTRRSDRCSPRISATCPMKIDSDQRNNQVVALDGYDQIQGNVVSLETTEIANKTRDGVGKNTLYADQCLMEAQLSFGDDDQLSPTSSCFGSDSEASKNGVHFDPEDIHTPVTSSFENLKSNGIKRTIVDIKNYSTRNSHAQKEHKHQKRRLHSVVEPKIHIKDDDDDDASLTSEMEDLYDRDSSLNYSRQKKILRDFGYSDREDISDYKESRRYADNHVHTAKTNYVDRKSNHKIQDKLDPYFRKNWNEREYFCEDRDRDWHRFGRARFSKERSPLSSRKSRGWHSSYSPHTVEERDAQFRRNAKKLQFQKIPIHGGGRFGYKREDDFVGEKFRKCASFTDRRTNNLDEFDERQFPRLRRELQHSRGRGGYVDSPNFDWDDSWSEKIENEYCRHGENQYLFDQSYKESYAGDEGRWIDSLSPRIDVSHTRATDERYWRHARETYSAEFKESNWFDNRYNADEIDDIIYPSDQFKWRRSNQRSEVLHWTEDQLTVRCRGDKLYSEKSSLSYQKYVRHDKFHAKYGSYNDAMHVDMLSEQDRLELMRKGSSANCINSSSKMYIGKHERTALRCRGSVDLVVGEGKVQLGEPKSVRSHKRGSLIRNGMLENMDPEFGGEQTTLADCSQYEKVRVVQFNTQKVGCNQNSTKGLDKFPVENGDLDAEAGQTLTEDLKTAHLLQGKHASEYSSAAQNVNRRTFCGEIGSSGDKVAEGYDNQRILATKAKMEKRGERFKEPITLKKEPDKLSKPEIDLLVETAEAQLHRPSRKRRWGGIEAV from the exons ATGGAGGATTTCGACGATGATTTCGGGGATTTGTATGCAGGCGTTGAAGCGCAGGCCAATTTGGCCATCAATGGCGTAGCAGAATTCGCTCACTTTTACACAGAAGATGTAAGTGATGATAATGGAAAGGCGAAAAACGCTAGTCCTGGCTCCGATTCGAAGAAGCCCGATTCTGTCTGCGAGGAGTTGGGTGAGAAAGTTTCGGCtttggaggaggatgaggactTCAATGGAAGTGATAGCGAGGATGACCTGAAAATAGTGCTGAATGATGAGGACTGTGAGGGCAAAGTGTTTCCAAATGGCGGCCGAGGGAGAGTGAAGAATGATGAGCATGAGGATGAGGGTGATGATGGTTTTCCGCCTACGAAAGAGTATAAg GAACAACTATGGCTAACATCTATGCAGTTTGGGATCCCTGTCTCAAAAGCGTCAAAATTTTATCAG GCTAAAGAAGCTGGATCTGCGTATGAGAAATTCTCCCAGGAAACTATTTATAAAGAAACGAACAATGCTGGACCAACAAAGTTTGCTCCGCCTCCATCTAGAGATTCTGATTCCAGTTTCAGAGAGTTGGAACTA CCAAAAGGAAGAGCAATTCAGGTTGAAGATAGTATGGTTGAACGCCAACCATCTTTTGATAGTAGGCATCCACGTAGTTTGGATTCTGATGTTGTGATACAG ATTGCGGTGCAGGATGGCACTGAGGAAACCTCAAACTCTGGTGAGGAACAGGGCCATACAAATCTTACTGCACATGAGGCATCTGATAATGGAGAATTAACTGCAAatggcaaccaaattattcctgcCGAAGAAGATGATTTATTGGTAGGAACTCCGGAAGGGAACACAAGAAGATCAGACAG GTGTTCCCCGAGGATCAGTGCCACTTGTCCAATGAAAATAGATTCTGATCAAAGAAATAACCAGGTCGTTGCTCTGGATGGGTATGACCAAATTCAGGGGAATGTTGTCTCATTGGAGACTACTGAAATTGCAAATAAAACAAGGGACGGTGTTGGCAAGAATACTTTGTATGCTGATCAATGCCTGATGGAGGCACAATTATCATTTGGTGATGACGATCAACTTAGCCCCACTTCATCCTGTTTTGGAAGTGATTCTGAAGCATCAAAGAATGGTGTTCATTTTGATCCAGAAGATATTCATACTCCTGTCACATCATCTTTTGAGAACTTGAAAAGCAATGGCATCAAGAGAACAATAGttgatataaaaaattattccaCACGTAATAGTCATGCTCAAAAGGAGCATAAGCATCAGAAAAGGAGgcttcacagtgttgttgaaCCAAAGATTCACAttaaagatgatgatgatgatgatgcttCCCTCACCTCGGAAATGGAGGACCTTTATGACAGGGATAGCTCATTGAATTATAGCAGACAGAAAAAAATTCTGCGAGATTTTGGCTATAGTGATAGAGAAGATATTTCAGATTATAAAGAATCTCGGAGATATGCCGACAACCATGTTCATACCGCTAAAACAAATTATGTGGATAGAAAAAGTAATCACAAGATCCAAGACAAGCTAGATCCATATTTCAGAAAAAACTGGAATGAAAGGGAGTATTTTTGTGAAGATAGGGATAGAGATTGGCATCGTTTTGGAAGAGCACGATTCTCTAAGGAGAGGAGTCCTCTCTCGAGTAGGAAGTCCAGGGGGTGGCATTCCAGTTATTCCCCACACACTGTTGAAGAAAGGGATGCTCAATTTAGAAGGAATGCCAAGAAACTGCAGTTTCAGAAAATACCCATCCATGGTGGTGGCCGTTTCGGTTATAAACGTGAAGATGACTTTGTGGGAGAAAAATTTAGGAAATGTGCTTCATTCACTGATCGAAGAACGAAtaatttggatgaatttgatgAAAGGCAGTTTCCTCGGCTCAGGAGAGAATTACAACACTCCAGGGGAAGGGGTGGATATGTTGACAGTCCCAATTTTGATTGGGATGATTCATGGTctgagaaaattgaaaatgaatattgCAGACATGGAGAAAATCAATATTTGTTCGATCAGTCTTACAAAGAATCATACGCAGGTGATGAAGGAAGGTGGATTGATTCCCTATCACCAAGAATTGATGTTTCTCACACAAGAGCAACTGATGAAAGATATTGGAGACATGCTAGAGAAACATACTCTGCTGAATTCAAAGAAAGTAATTGGTTTGATAATCGTTATAATGCTGATGAAATTGATGACATCATTTATCCGAGTGATCAATTTAAGTGGAGAAGATCTAACCAGCGATCTGAAGTCCTACACTGGACTGAGGATCAGTTAACTGTCAGGTGCCGTGGTGATAAATTGTATTCTGAGAAGTCATCCCTTTCATATCAGAAATATGTAAGACATGACAAATTTCATGCTAAATATGGTTCCTACAATGATGCAATGCATGTTGATATGCTATCAGAGCAGGATAGACTAGAATTGATGAGAAAAGGAAGTAGTGCTAACTGTATTAATAGTAGTTCTAAGATGTATATCGGTAAGCATGAGCGGACGGCCCTGAGGTGCAGAGGTTCGGTTGACTTGGTTGTTGGGGAAGGAAAGGTACAGTTGGGGGAACCCAAG TCTGTAAGAAGCCACAAACGTGGAAGTTTGATTCGCAATGGTATGCTGGAAAATATGGATCCAGAGTTTGGTGGTGAGCAGacaaccttagcggattgtagTCAATATGAGAAGGTGAGGGTAGTCCAATTTAACACCCAAAAAGTCGGATGCAACCAAAACAGTACAAAAGGGCTCGATAAGTTTCCAGTTGAAAATGGTGATTTGGATGCTGAAGCGGGCCAGACTCTGACAGAAGACCTCAAGACGGCACATCTCTTACAGGGAAAACATGCTTCTGAGTATTCATCAGCAGCTCAGAATGTGAATAGGCGAACATTCTGTGGAGAAATTGGTTCCAGTGGGGACAAGGTTGCAGAAGGATATGACAACCAAAGGATTCTTGCGACGAAGGCAAAAATGGAGAAACGTGGGGAGCGTTTTAAGGAGCCAATCACCCTGAAAAAAGAGCCAGACAAGTTGTCCAAGCCTGAGATTGATCTTCTAGTTGAAACAGCTGAAGCACAGTTACATAGGCCAAGCCGAAAGAGGAGGTGGGGCGGTATAGAGGCTGTTTAG